One Rhizobium sp. NRK18 genomic window carries:
- a CDS encoding recombinase family protein encodes MRVGYARVSTNDQNLDLQLIALRKAGCDKIYSDLGISGAGFSRPGLQQALNALNSGCTLVVWRLDRLGRSLPSLIHLVEELGRRDVDFQSLTESIDTRSSGGRLIFHMMAALAEFERSLISERTRAGMEAARMNGKHLGRPRALSMADIMQARRALSSGTPPQIVADTFGVSSRTLRRYLRTSEGFH; translated from the coding sequence ATGAGGGTCGGATATGCACGTGTGTCAACAAACGATCAGAATCTCGATTTGCAGCTCATTGCCTTGCGGAAAGCCGGCTGTGACAAAATCTACTCGGATCTTGGCATTTCGGGGGCGGGGTTTTCACGGCCCGGCCTGCAGCAGGCGCTGAATGCATTGAATAGTGGTTGCACACTTGTGGTCTGGCGCCTCGACCGATTGGGTCGATCTCTGCCGAGCCTTATCCATCTGGTGGAGGAACTTGGGCGTAGGGATGTCGACTTTCAATCACTTACTGAAAGCATAGACACGCGTTCGTCGGGCGGGAGGCTCATATTCCACATGATGGCCGCCCTGGCGGAATTCGAACGATCTCTCATCAGTGAAAGGACACGCGCTGGCATGGAAGCCGCCCGCATGAATGGAAAGCATCTCGGACGACCGAGGGCATTGAGCATGGCCGACATCATGCAGGCAAGAAGGGCGCTTTCTTCGGGGACACCTCCACAAATCGTTGCGGATACGTTTGGGGTGTCCTCTCGAACCCTGCGTCGCTACCTTCGGACCTCTGAGGGATTTCATTGA
- a CDS encoding tripartite tricarboxylate transporter substrate binding protein, with translation MIAAGPALAEYPDRPITMIVAYSAGGGTDIAARTLVPYVEKHLGEGASIVVVNRPGAGGEIGFTELAKSAPDGYTIGFINTPNLITIPIQRKARYSLSTLKPIANVINDPGAFSVVPDSPYKTLDELVAYAKEHPGEVTYGTTGLGSDDHLAALAFEAAAGVKLSHVPFSGNADVRAAALGGHIAIADMNISEAISDVEEGSLIALGQMAEKRWDKAPNVPTFKEQGYDVISGSQRGIGAPAGVPDDIVAKLAEAVRAAVNDPDFQARANEQKLALDYMDSAAFTAALEGMQKQYEALWAKDPWVQQ, from the coding sequence TTGATCGCGGCGGGTCCGGCCCTGGCGGAATATCCGGATCGTCCCATTACAATGATCGTTGCTTACAGCGCTGGCGGTGGCACCGATATTGCTGCCCGGACACTCGTCCCCTATGTCGAGAAGCATCTGGGCGAGGGCGCATCAATTGTCGTCGTGAACCGGCCTGGCGCAGGCGGTGAAATCGGGTTTACGGAGCTGGCGAAATCGGCGCCCGACGGCTACACGATCGGCTTCATCAATACGCCGAACCTGATCACGATTCCCATTCAGCGCAAGGCTCGCTATTCGCTGTCCACGCTGAAGCCGATTGCCAATGTCATCAACGACCCGGGCGCATTCAGCGTTGTTCCGGACAGCCCGTACAAGACGCTGGACGAGTTGGTCGCCTATGCCAAGGAGCATCCGGGTGAGGTGACCTATGGTACGACAGGCCTCGGCTCCGACGACCATTTGGCGGCTCTTGCATTTGAAGCAGCCGCTGGGGTCAAGCTGTCGCATGTGCCGTTCAGTGGAAACGCAGATGTGCGCGCTGCCGCCTTGGGCGGGCATATTGCCATCGCGGACATGAACATCTCGGAAGCGATTTCGGACGTCGAGGAAGGTTCGCTCATTGCGCTTGGGCAGATGGCGGAAAAGCGCTGGGACAAGGCGCCCAATGTCCCGACATTCAAGGAACAGGGTTATGACGTGATCTCCGGGTCGCAGCGCGGCATAGGCGCTCCGGCAGGCGTTCCGGATGACATTGTTGCAAAGCTCGCCGAAGCCGTGCGGGCGGCAGTCAACGATCCTGATTTCCAAGCCCGCGCCAACGAGCAGAAGCTCGCGCTCGACTATATGGATTCCGCAGCCTTTACCGCCGCACTCGAGGGGATGCAGAAACAGTACGAAGCGCTCTGGGCAAAGGACCCTTGGGTTCAGCAGTGA
- a CDS encoding tripartite tricarboxylate transporter TctB family protein, whose amino-acid sequence MRRLHLEILAGLIAGGVLLIFFMQAMGYRGGSGMMPRSVLILALALTAIWIFQSGLGLRRHAGSPIQWNQFAIWRFVALFGGTAIAVMGISTLGYFTSAAIILPLVAMAIGYRRPLPIVIATVAFVAVLFSVFHLLLNIPLPPEAILSIGS is encoded by the coding sequence ATGCGGCGACTACACCTGGAAATTTTGGCTGGCCTGATTGCCGGCGGCGTCCTCTTGATATTCTTCATGCAGGCCATGGGCTATCGAGGCGGAAGCGGAATGATGCCGAGATCCGTCTTGATCCTGGCGCTGGCTCTCACGGCGATCTGGATATTTCAAAGTGGTCTCGGGCTGCGAAGACATGCGGGATCTCCCATACAGTGGAACCAATTCGCAATCTGGCGTTTCGTCGCGCTTTTCGGCGGCACGGCAATCGCTGTGATGGGCATCTCGACGCTTGGATACTTCACCAGCGCCGCCATCATTCTGCCTTTGGTCGCTATGGCGATCGGATATCGCAGGCCGCTGCCGATCGTCATCGCAACCGTCGCCTTCGTGGCAGTTCTGTTTTCCGTTTTCCACCTCTTGCTCAATATCCCGCTTCCCCCGGAAGCCATCCTCTCGATCGGCAGTTAA
- a CDS encoding tripartite tricarboxylate transporter permease has translation MFEILNHILSALPQMFTLPVMLAMIVGTAVGIAVGALPGLSATMGIAVLIPLTFSMDPLPALAMMAGIYNGAMYGGSIPAILLRIPGTPAGVATVFDGYPMAQKGQGRLALRISLASSSIGSAASAVALLLLAPPLAMVALKFSPANYFWLAAFGLMTIAVLLSSNPVKGLIAACLGLLIGMIGIDPISGIERFSFDHVELLSGIDIIVLLTGLYAIPPAIDLAIRPPKLGESQRELDGRPDGFRWSSLIPVWLKASLIGIVTGIIPALGGNIAAVFAWNEQRRGDPDKEKYGKGAPEGVAAPECANNADTAATLIPALTLGIPGSGVAAVMLGALLVHGLVPGPQLFRESADITYGFMLSMLFTAVLMYFLGLVGAKGFIYILRLPSQLLAPMIMLMSVVGVYAIHNSLFEVWMMLGFGLLGYAMEKLDIPTAPTVLAVILGPMAEEALRRTLLISGGSFGALFTGAISWMMICLIALSFGIPAFRLFRKRRDASSDGSAHHGAASS, from the coding sequence ATGTTCGAAATCCTGAATCACATTCTCTCCGCGTTGCCGCAGATGTTTACCCTGCCCGTGATGCTTGCGATGATTGTCGGCACAGCCGTTGGCATTGCCGTTGGGGCATTGCCGGGACTGTCTGCCACCATGGGCATTGCGGTGCTGATACCGCTGACCTTCTCCATGGATCCCTTGCCGGCTTTGGCGATGATGGCCGGCATCTACAATGGGGCGATGTATGGAGGCTCGATTCCGGCGATCCTGTTGCGGATCCCCGGCACGCCAGCGGGAGTGGCGACCGTATTCGACGGCTACCCGATGGCCCAGAAAGGGCAGGGGCGGCTTGCGCTGAGAATTTCACTGGCCTCGTCGTCCATCGGATCGGCAGCCAGCGCGGTCGCCTTGCTGTTGTTGGCGCCACCCCTTGCAATGGTCGCGCTTAAATTCAGCCCCGCAAACTACTTCTGGCTTGCGGCATTCGGCCTTATGACCATTGCAGTCCTCTTGTCCTCCAATCCTGTCAAAGGACTGATCGCGGCCTGCCTCGGGTTGCTGATCGGCATGATCGGCATTGATCCGATTTCCGGAATCGAACGATTTTCCTTCGACCATGTCGAACTCCTCAGCGGAATTGACATCATCGTCTTGCTGACGGGCCTTTATGCCATTCCTCCGGCCATCGATCTCGCCATCAGGCCGCCCAAGCTTGGAGAGAGCCAGCGCGAACTCGATGGGAGACCTGACGGATTTCGCTGGTCAAGCCTGATCCCCGTCTGGCTGAAGGCATCACTGATCGGTATTGTCACAGGGATCATCCCGGCGCTTGGCGGCAATATTGCAGCCGTCTTTGCATGGAACGAGCAACGCCGTGGCGACCCCGATAAGGAGAAATACGGAAAAGGCGCGCCTGAAGGTGTCGCCGCTCCCGAGTGCGCCAATAATGCCGATACCGCAGCAACGCTCATTCCGGCGTTGACGCTCGGTATCCCCGGCAGCGGCGTTGCCGCGGTCATGCTTGGAGCCTTGCTGGTGCATGGACTGGTTCCGGGGCCGCAGCTTTTCCGCGAAAGTGCCGACATTACCTACGGCTTCATGCTGTCGATGCTGTTTACGGCCGTCTTGATGTATTTTCTTGGATTGGTTGGCGCAAAAGGCTTCATCTACATTCTGAGGCTTCCCTCTCAGCTGTTGGCCCCGATGATTATGCTCATGTCGGTCGTGGGTGTTTACGCCATTCACAACAGCCTGTTCGAAGTGTGGATGATGCTCGGCTTCGGCCTCCTGGGCTACGCAATGGAAAAACTGGACATTCCAACCGCGCCAACCGTTCTTGCCGTCATCCTCGGCCCGATGGCGGAAGAAGCGCTGCGCCGCACGCTCCTGATCTCCGGTGGCAGCTTCGGTGCTTTGTTCACCGGAGCGATTTCCTGGATGATGATCTGCCTGATCGCCTTGTCTTTCGGAATTCCAGCATTCCGCCTGTTCCGCAAGCGCAGGGACGCGTCAAGCGATGGATCCGCTCATCATGGCGCCGCCAGTTCGTGA
- a CDS encoding hydroxyacid dehydrogenase produces the protein MNKRPVIHVVDPIHQDVIEFLRQQAVVLTPEVSFPSDCDAVIVRTKAISAKDLAACPNLKIIGKHGSGLDAIDVDAANARGVTVLSTPGANAESVADLAICFALALIRNLQRLSSATKEGRAASADEKNGYDLGELEAGIFGLGAVGRATARRLSQGFGADVHAYDPGIAEEQWPAGIRRARSLDDILKNSRIVFLHAPLLPSTRNLIDAAALKLMPKGSYLVNCARGGIVDEAALASALLSGHLAGAASDVFAVEPPEPSNPLLSCPTFIATPHVGGATNGALRRVGQSIAEQVLSSLGRSNSPARYS, from the coding sequence ATGAATAAGCGTCCCGTAATCCACGTGGTGGACCCCATCCACCAAGACGTCATTGAATTCCTGAGGCAGCAGGCCGTTGTTCTGACCCCGGAGGTTTCGTTTCCATCCGACTGTGACGCGGTCATCGTGCGAACCAAAGCCATCTCAGCCAAAGATCTCGCGGCCTGCCCGAACCTGAAGATAATCGGAAAGCACGGCTCCGGGCTGGATGCAATTGACGTCGATGCTGCGAATGCACGTGGTGTGACTGTGTTATCGACACCGGGCGCCAATGCCGAATCTGTCGCCGATCTCGCAATATGTTTTGCGTTGGCACTGATCCGCAACTTGCAACGCCTGAGTTCGGCCACCAAGGAAGGACGGGCTGCAAGTGCAGACGAGAAGAATGGCTATGACCTTGGAGAGCTCGAGGCGGGCATCTTTGGCCTCGGTGCAGTGGGCCGCGCCACCGCCCGCCGGCTGAGCCAGGGTTTCGGCGCAGATGTTCACGCCTACGACCCGGGTATCGCGGAAGAGCAATGGCCGGCAGGCATCCGGCGCGCCCGGAGCCTGGATGACATCCTGAAGAATTCGAGAATTGTCTTTCTGCATGCTCCGCTGCTGCCGTCGACAAGGAATCTAATCGACGCTGCCGCGCTGAAGCTCATGCCCAAGGGTTCGTATCTGGTGAACTGCGCACGGGGCGGGATAGTGGACGAGGCTGCGTTGGCATCTGCATTGCTGAGCGGCCACTTGGCCGGCGCTGCTTCGGATGTCTTCGCGGTCGAACCGCCAGAGCCCAGCAATCCGCTTCTGAGCTGCCCAACCTTTATTGCCACGCCCCATGTTGGCGGGGCGACCAACGGTGCCTTGCGGCGCGTGGGCCAGTCGATCGCGGAACAGGTTCTTTCAAGCCTTGGCCGCTCGAACTCGCCGGCTCGGTATTCATAA
- a CDS encoding RraA family protein, with amino-acid sequence MTIGFTIHKRKTKVSSELAMRFAKLPVANISDSMSRITAAGPRLRPFHAKGKVMAGAALTVKTRPGDNLLVHKAIDMAEPGDVIVVDAGGDLTNSIMGEIMVYLAQEKGVAGFVINGAIRDIDEIHDSGIGMFAAGVTHRGPYKDGPGEINVPVSIDGMVVNPGDLIVGDCDGVVCVPQEQVEALLIAAEAKQAAEKREISAIRDGSVDRTWVDKLLDSRGVEYVN; translated from the coding sequence ATGACGATCGGATTTACGATCCATAAGCGGAAGACGAAAGTAAGTTCCGAGTTGGCGATGCGCTTTGCGAAATTGCCGGTAGCCAATATCTCTGATTCGATGAGCCGGATCACTGCCGCAGGACCGCGGCTTCGCCCGTTCCACGCAAAAGGCAAGGTTATGGCTGGCGCTGCCCTGACGGTCAAAACGCGACCCGGCGACAACCTTCTGGTTCACAAGGCAATCGATATGGCGGAACCAGGCGACGTGATCGTTGTCGATGCGGGAGGGGACCTGACCAATTCCATCATGGGTGAAATCATGGTCTACCTCGCACAGGAGAAGGGTGTGGCGGGATTTGTCATCAATGGCGCGATACGCGACATCGACGAAATCCACGATTCCGGAATCGGCATGTTTGCCGCCGGTGTCACACATCGCGGGCCTTACAAGGACGGCCCAGGCGAGATCAATGTGCCCGTGTCGATCGACGGCATGGTGGTCAATCCCGGCGACCTTATAGTGGGAGACTGCGATGGCGTCGTTTGCGTACCGCAAGAGCAGGTCGAGGCATTGCTCATCGCTGCTGAGGCAAAGCAGGCCGCAGAAAAGCGCGAGATTTCCGCTATTCGTGATGGAAGCGTCGACCGCACCTGGGTTGACAAGCTGCTCGATTCACGCGGCGTCGAATACGTCAATTGA
- a CDS encoding GntR family transcriptional regulator: MSISDQVHNEIRRRLIAGHFSPGEKLKEEHVAAQLGVSRTPVRAAIQRLVAEGLLEAAPKRGAIVTEWRDIDTEEIFELRVLAEGQAAAWATRHITEDEIAHMDALNSRIAAAIRDKPKAYLDEVQAANFEFHMALYYACGSAKLRMFGSNLLEYPLVIGGFFIYSDADALESVRQHTEIINALRSRNADWARSAVTSHLCAAMERFRKVRREKGSNQTG; this comes from the coding sequence ATGAGCATCAGCGACCAGGTCCATAACGAAATCAGGCGGCGGTTGATCGCTGGGCATTTCAGTCCTGGGGAAAAGCTCAAAGAAGAGCATGTTGCGGCTCAACTCGGAGTGAGCAGGACACCTGTAAGGGCAGCGATACAAAGGCTTGTTGCCGAGGGTCTGCTGGAGGCCGCTCCAAAGCGAGGAGCAATTGTCACCGAATGGCGTGACATCGACACCGAGGAGATATTCGAGCTTCGCGTGCTTGCGGAAGGGCAGGCCGCGGCTTGGGCGACACGGCATATCACCGAAGACGAGATTGCCCATATGGATGCGCTGAATTCGAGAATTGCAGCGGCAATACGGGACAAGCCCAAAGCCTATCTTGATGAAGTTCAGGCCGCCAATTTCGAATTTCACATGGCGCTTTATTATGCCTGTGGAAGCGCCAAACTCAGGATGTTCGGCAGCAATCTGCTCGAATATCCGCTCGTGATCGGTGGCTTCTTCATATACTCGGACGCCGATGCCCTGGAGAGTGTCCGGCAGCACACCGAGATTATCAACGCGCTGCGGTCCCGAAATGCGGATTGGGCACGATCGGCAGTTACCTCGCACCTCTGTGCCGCGATGGAGCGCTTTCGCAAGGTACGCCGGGAAAAAGGCTCCAATCAGACGGGTTGA
- a CDS encoding alpha-hydroxy acid oxidase gives MAKTPPAIIARKTASTVPRNLRAFLSLEDFRLSAKRHLPVPIFGYVDGSVETGASMNNARAAYERMAFVPSVLRDVSARSTRTELFSQAFAVPFGIAPMGFSALAAYDGDVALARAAHEFGSIAICSAASLTPLERVASEGRSRWFQCYVPGDEGRISALIERLKRAQFETLVVTADVPVAGNRENNARNGFDAPFRLTGRLTWQFCSKPSWTLGTLGREILQRGMPYFENMDAEQGPPLFSSTLTRSILGRDQLTWESLRFIRKIWPGKLILKGVLSVADACRAEELGVDGVIISNHGGRQLDACVAPLDVLPEIRAATSNLAILIDGGIRRGTDILKAIALGADFAFIGRPFLFAASVRGAPGVSHAFRLLQNEMLTSMALLGINRLDELSPDRLQRV, from the coding sequence TTGGCAAAAACGCCGCCCGCAATCATAGCCCGGAAGACAGCGTCGACTGTGCCCAGGAACCTGCGCGCCTTTCTTTCGCTCGAGGATTTCCGTCTCTCTGCCAAACGGCACTTGCCGGTGCCGATCTTCGGCTATGTGGACGGAAGCGTGGAGACTGGAGCCAGCATGAACAATGCCCGCGCCGCCTATGAGCGGATGGCATTCGTTCCATCAGTGTTGCGTGATGTGTCGGCACGAAGCACGCGCACCGAGCTCTTTTCCCAAGCTTTCGCCGTTCCCTTCGGAATTGCGCCCATGGGCTTCAGCGCCCTTGCAGCATATGACGGCGATGTGGCGCTGGCGCGCGCCGCACATGAATTCGGCAGCATTGCAATTTGCAGCGCTGCATCGCTGACACCTTTGGAGCGCGTTGCATCCGAGGGCCGGTCGCGCTGGTTTCAATGCTATGTCCCCGGGGACGAGGGACGTATTTCCGCCCTGATCGAGCGCTTGAAGCGAGCCCAGTTCGAGACCCTTGTCGTGACGGCGGATGTGCCTGTCGCCGGGAACCGGGAGAACAACGCCCGCAACGGCTTTGATGCACCATTCCGCCTCACGGGCCGGCTGACATGGCAGTTTTGTTCCAAACCATCCTGGACTTTGGGAACCTTGGGTCGAGAGATCCTCCAACGCGGCATGCCCTACTTCGAAAACATGGATGCCGAACAAGGTCCGCCGCTATTTTCAAGCACGCTGACCCGCTCCATTCTCGGCCGCGATCAGCTCACTTGGGAAAGCCTCCGTTTCATCCGGAAGATCTGGCCCGGTAAACTCATCCTCAAGGGCGTGCTATCGGTTGCCGATGCGTGTCGGGCAGAGGAGCTGGGCGTTGACGGCGTCATCATATCCAACCACGGCGGGCGGCAGCTTGATGCCTGCGTCGCCCCGTTGGATGTGCTGCCTGAAATTCGCGCGGCGACAAGCAATCTGGCAATTCTGATTGATGGTGGCATCAGGCGCGGAACGGATATCCTCAAAGCGATAGCGCTCGGGGCAGATTTCGCCTTCATTGGTCGGCCGTTCCTTTTTGCGGCATCGGTGCGCGGTGCGCCCGGAGTGAGCCACGCATTCCGGCTCCTTCAAAACGAGATGCTGACCAGCATGGCCTTGCTGGGAATTAACCGCCTGGATGAGCTGTCACCGGATAGACTGCAACGTGTCTGA